One genomic region from Labeo rohita strain BAU-BD-2019 unplaced genomic scaffold, IGBB_LRoh.1.0 scaffold_617, whole genome shotgun sequence encodes:
- the LOC127161334 gene encoding T-cell surface glycoprotein CD1c3: MNTPCALMCFLLVPVPVLAGFHTLTGLITYITGEGTFSFSVMLDDITVGYYNSKTKIYVARGNDTNEDDVLDPNDLKTISDRVLFFLIQRSHTLRPVNDTESESQKVHQAMVLCEQNDNKPGQMISKTAYRGSTIEERRLFDGKYTYHVFSNYIEPENNNSLEITKRVFESSYQPFCIKTLETYLKKRETQLNRKVKPQVRFIQKTNSDSGKFCLSCLATGFYPRHINLTLFRDEQPVADHEMTGGDLLPNGDGTYQMRKSLEISAADKHKYTCSITHLSLDVTLEINPGELLKVVIPVVLIVLALVLVCATGAIVYKCRKRQAASEEQGETTTFLLNCMT; the protein is encoded by the exons ATGAATACACCATGTGCTCTTATGTGTTTTCTTTTGGTTCCAGTTCCCGTTTTAGCAG GTTTTCACACTTTGACAGGGCTTATAACGTACATTACAGGGGAAggaacatttagtttttcagttATGTTGGATGACATCACTGTAGGATATTATAATTCAAAAACAAAGATCTATGTTGCAAGGGGAAATGATACAAATGAAGATGATGTTTTAGATCCAAATGACCTCAAGACTATAAGCGAccgtgtgcttttttttttaatacaaagaTCACATACGCTGAGACCTGTCAACGAcacagaaagtgaaa GTCAAAAAGTTCATCAGGCAATGGTTCTTTGTGAACAGAATGACAATAAACCTGGACAAATGATCAGCAAAACTGCTTACAGAGGCTCTACGATTGAGGAGCGACGTTTGTTTGATGGCAAATACACATATCATGTATTTTCAAATTACATAGAACCAGAAAACAATAACAGTCTTGAAATTACCAAGAGGGTTTTTGAGAGCTCTTATCAACCATTCTGCATAAAAACACTGGAGACATACCTTAAAAAGAGGGAAACTCAACTAAACAGAAAAG TGAAACCGCAAgtcagattcattcagaaaacaAACTCAGATTCTGGAAAGTTTTGTTTGAGTTGTTTGGCAACAGGATTTTACCCTCGTCACATCAACCTGACCCTGTTCAGAGATGAGCAGCCTGTAGCTGATCATGAGATGACTGGAGGAGATCTGCTGCCCAATGGTGACGGGACGTATCAGATGAGGAAGAGTCTGGAGATCAGTGCTGcagacaaacacaaatacacctGCTCCATCACACACCTCAGTCTGGATGTCACTTTGG AAATCAATCCAGGTGAACTGCTTAAGGTAGTGATTCCTGTAGTGCTGATAGTTTTGGCTCTGGTTTTGGTGTGTGCGACTGGAGCCATTGTGTATAAATGCAGGAAGAGACAAGCTG catctgAAGAACAAGGCGAAACAACAACATTTCTATTAAACTGCATGACTTGA